A part of Myxococcus landrumus genomic DNA contains:
- a CDS encoding M20/M25/M40 family metallo-hydrolase: MKRLIPFALFLLSPTAAFAGADDQELWISLGSDALEPVAEAFAKEGWAMPPASLAKGDVTVIPVRESQLESIAHVMHEKFNRCAGFVTYESLDAAEKALVPAPASRIDTLGPPLYTLTNAAVANCLASTVSEANVRGTINSMAAYTTRYYTSSTGVSAANWLRSHWASLASSRSDMAASLFTHAAWAQPSVVLTVTGTTFPSEVVVVGGHLDSTSSGSVAPGADDNASGIASFTDVIRAMVACNYRPQRTIKFIGYAAEEVGLRGSKEIATYHRNNGINVVGVLQLDMTNYRGTSADIGIVTDYTNAAQNTFLRNLITTYLPGVTHINTTCGYACSDHASWTNAGFAASIPHEAVVSQGNPYIHTVNDTISRARPTAGMATHALKFSQLAGAYVAEMGK, translated from the coding sequence ATGAAGCGGTTGATTCCGTTTGCCCTGTTTTTGCTGAGCCCTACCGCGGCCTTCGCTGGGGCCGATGACCAAGAGCTGTGGATTTCGCTGGGCTCCGATGCCCTGGAACCTGTCGCGGAAGCCTTCGCGAAGGAAGGTTGGGCCATGCCCCCCGCCTCGCTGGCGAAGGGCGACGTGACGGTGATTCCCGTCCGTGAGTCCCAGCTGGAGAGCATCGCGCATGTCATGCACGAGAAGTTCAACCGCTGCGCGGGCTTCGTCACCTACGAGAGTCTGGACGCGGCGGAGAAGGCGCTGGTACCCGCGCCGGCGTCGCGCATCGATACCCTGGGGCCGCCGCTGTACACGCTGACCAACGCCGCCGTCGCCAACTGCCTTGCCAGCACGGTGTCGGAGGCCAACGTGCGCGGCACCATCAACTCGATGGCCGCGTACACGACGCGCTACTACACGTCCTCGACGGGCGTGAGCGCGGCCAACTGGCTGCGCTCGCACTGGGCGAGCCTGGCGTCCAGCCGCTCCGACATGGCCGCGTCGCTGTTCACCCACGCGGCGTGGGCGCAGCCGTCCGTGGTCCTCACCGTCACGGGCACCACGTTCCCCAGCGAGGTCGTCGTGGTGGGCGGTCACCTGGACTCCACGTCCTCGGGCAGCGTGGCGCCTGGCGCGGATGACAACGCCTCCGGCATCGCGTCCTTCACGGACGTCATCCGGGCGATGGTGGCCTGCAACTACCGGCCGCAGCGCACCATCAAGTTCATCGGCTACGCGGCGGAGGAGGTGGGTCTGCGCGGCTCGAAGGAGATCGCCACCTACCACCGCAACAACGGCATCAACGTGGTGGGCGTGCTCCAGCTCGACATGACGAACTACCGGGGCACCTCGGCGGACATCGGCATCGTCACCGACTACACCAACGCGGCGCAGAACACGTTCCTCCGCAACCTCATCACCACGTACCTGCCGGGCGTCACGCACATCAACACGACGTGCGGCTACGCGTGCTCGGACCATGCGTCGTGGACGAACGCGGGCTTCGCGGCGTCCATCCCGCATGAGGCCGTCGTCAGCCAGGGCAACCCGTACATCCACACGGTGAACGACACGATTTCCCGTGCCCGCCCCACCGCGGGCATGGCCACCCACGCGCTCAAGTTCTCCCAGCTCGCCGGCGCCTACGTGGCCGAGATGGGCAAGTAG
- a CDS encoding mechanosensitive ion channel family protein — MVRSIPLLSLLSTAPVEAPQEGAPLPVPALDSAWWGLELWQWAGLGVLVVGAWLLGRGLEWLVMRVVDRATALTKSGWDDQLAASARGPLRYLLFVVLVATGLWALKLPPSAKQGVELAARSVGLAAMAWFLLRFVNLAARFVEQTVAREEQGGNVGRARGLRTQLAVLRRVIEVAVVLISASLLLLQFEAVRNVGVSLLASAGIAGLFIGLAAQKSISTLLAGIQLSITQPIRIGDTVIVENEWGWVEEITLTYVVVKVWDLRRLVIPMGHFLEKPFQNWSKVSPDIMGTAELYVDFRTDVPAVRAELKRVLEHESRGLWDGKVHALQVTDLSERTMKLRALVSASDAGKAFELRCIVREKLMAFLREQPHGLPMVRTEASLTESGDAPVTVRSGANVLATMPGE, encoded by the coding sequence ATGGTCCGTTCCATCCCCTTGTTGTCGTTGCTGTCCACCGCGCCTGTCGAGGCTCCCCAGGAGGGGGCTCCGCTGCCCGTGCCGGCGCTGGACTCGGCGTGGTGGGGGTTGGAGCTGTGGCAATGGGCGGGCTTGGGGGTGCTGGTGGTGGGGGCGTGGTTGTTGGGCCGGGGCCTGGAGTGGCTGGTGATGCGGGTGGTGGACCGGGCCACGGCGCTGACGAAGTCGGGGTGGGATGACCAACTGGCGGCGTCGGCGCGAGGGCCGCTGCGCTACCTGCTCTTCGTCGTGCTGGTGGCCACGGGGCTGTGGGCGCTGAAGCTGCCTCCCTCGGCGAAGCAGGGCGTGGAGCTGGCGGCGCGCTCGGTGGGGTTGGCCGCGATGGCGTGGTTCCTCCTGCGCTTCGTGAATCTCGCGGCGCGCTTCGTCGAGCAGACGGTGGCTCGCGAGGAGCAGGGCGGCAACGTGGGCCGTGCGCGCGGCCTGCGCACGCAGTTGGCGGTGCTGCGCCGGGTGATTGAAGTGGCGGTGGTGCTCATCAGCGCCTCGCTGCTGCTGCTCCAGTTCGAGGCGGTGCGCAACGTGGGCGTGTCGCTGCTGGCCTCCGCGGGTATCGCCGGCCTCTTCATCGGCCTGGCGGCGCAGAAGTCCATCTCGACGCTGCTCGCCGGCATCCAGCTCTCCATCACCCAGCCCATCCGCATTGGCGACACCGTCATTGTGGAGAACGAGTGGGGCTGGGTGGAGGAAATCACGCTCACCTATGTCGTGGTGAAGGTGTGGGACCTGCGCCGGCTGGTGATTCCCATGGGCCACTTCCTGGAGAAGCCCTTCCAGAACTGGAGCAAGGTGTCGCCCGACATCATGGGCACCGCGGAGCTCTACGTGGACTTCCGCACCGATGTGCCCGCGGTGCGCGCGGAGCTCAAGCGCGTGCTGGAGCACGAGTCCCGGGGCTTGTGGGACGGCAAGGTGCACGCGCTCCAGGTGACGGACCTGTCCGAGCGCACCATGAAGCTGCGCGCGCTGGTGAGCGCGTCGGACGCGGGCAAGGCCTTCGAGCTGCGCTGCATCGTCCGCGAGAAGCTCATGGCCTTCTTGCGCGAGCAGCCCCACGGGCTCCCGATGGTGCGCACCGAGGCGAGCCTCACGGAGTCCGGCGACGCTCCCGTCACGGTGCGCTCCGGAGCCAACGTCCTCGCCACGATGCCGGGCGAGTGA
- a CDS encoding aldehyde dehydrogenase family protein, with product MLADRYPFYLANRPRRPNEDLPVVDKFSGEVVTRVALSSAADVEEAIAAAVRATEPMRKLPPHARQAVLEHCVRRFQERAEELAGILCIEAGKPLRDARGEVTRLIETFKAAAEEAVRGGGEVLNLEVSARAEGYRGFTRRVPVGPVSLITPFNFPLNLVAHKVAPAIAAGCPFILKPSDRTPVSAMVLAEVLAETNLPEGAFSVVTPRLADIGPLIEDERLKLLSFTGSEKVGWELKARAGRKKVVLELGGNAACVVDKEPGAPLDAIADRVALGAFFQSGQSCISVQRVLVHTTHYEALKEKLVARARALRAGNPRDEATTLGPMIDEPAARRLEGWIQSAVARGARVLTGGGRQGALLEATVLEGVPTDEPLHTEEAFGPVVLLESFESFTDALRRVNAGRFGLQAGLFTNDLSRAMRAWDDLEVGGVVVGDVPSFRVDTMPYGGVKSSGLGREGVKYAIEDMTEIRLLVLKQGPARED from the coding sequence GCCATCGCCGCGGCCGTGCGCGCCACCGAGCCCATGCGCAAGCTGCCACCGCACGCGAGGCAGGCGGTGCTGGAGCATTGCGTGCGCCGCTTCCAGGAGCGGGCGGAGGAGCTCGCCGGGATTCTCTGCATCGAGGCGGGCAAGCCGCTGCGCGACGCGCGGGGCGAAGTCACCCGCCTCATCGAGACCTTCAAGGCCGCCGCCGAGGAGGCCGTGCGCGGCGGAGGCGAGGTCCTCAACCTGGAGGTCTCCGCCCGCGCCGAGGGCTACCGGGGCTTCACCCGACGCGTGCCGGTGGGGCCCGTGTCGCTCATCACCCCGTTCAACTTCCCGCTCAACCTGGTGGCCCACAAGGTGGCGCCCGCCATCGCCGCGGGCTGCCCCTTCATCCTCAAGCCGTCGGACCGCACGCCCGTGAGCGCGATGGTGCTCGCGGAGGTGCTCGCGGAGACGAACCTCCCGGAGGGCGCATTCTCCGTCGTCACGCCCCGGCTCGCGGACATCGGCCCGCTCATCGAGGACGAGCGGCTCAAGCTCCTGTCCTTCACCGGCTCGGAGAAGGTGGGCTGGGAGCTCAAGGCGCGCGCGGGGCGCAAGAAGGTGGTGCTGGAGCTGGGCGGCAACGCGGCGTGTGTCGTGGACAAGGAGCCGGGCGCGCCGCTGGACGCGATTGCGGACCGCGTCGCGCTCGGGGCCTTCTTCCAGTCGGGGCAGAGCTGCATCTCCGTGCAGCGCGTGCTGGTGCACACCACGCACTACGAGGCGCTCAAGGAGAAGCTCGTCGCTCGCGCCCGAGCCCTTCGCGCGGGCAATCCCCGCGACGAGGCCACCACGCTGGGGCCCATGATTGACGAGCCCGCGGCGCGTCGGCTCGAGGGTTGGATTCAGAGCGCGGTGGCGCGAGGCGCCCGGGTGTTGACGGGCGGTGGGCGTCAGGGCGCGCTGCTCGAAGCCACCGTGCTCGAGGGGGTCCCCACGGACGAACCCCTCCACACCGAAGAGGCCTTCGGACCGGTGGTGCTGCTCGAGTCCTTCGAGTCCTTCACCGACGCCCTGCGCCGGGTGAACGCGGGCCGCTTCGGCTTGCAGGCGGGCCTCTTCACCAATGACCTGTCCCGCGCGATGCGGGCCTGGGACGACCTGGAGGTGGGTGGCGTGGTGGTGGGCGACGTGCCGAGCTTCCGCGTCGACACCATGCCCTACGGCGGCGTGAAGAGCTCCGGCCTGGGCCGCGAGGGCGTGAAGTACGCCATCGAGGACATGACCGAGATTCGCCTGCTCGTGTTGAAGCAGGGCCCCGCGCGGGAAGACTGA